A genome region from Bacteroides stercoris ATCC 43183 includes the following:
- a CDS encoding TonB-dependent receptor produces the protein MNMRKIQYILSGITLITLPLGIHAQQQAKDSTVNRTVVVEQEYTPDIPDASKINVLPQVEAPTANKKAVEYDVTLVPANTIPATVMQAYTGKETQAKTHPGYIRLGYGNYGNLDARAGYLFTLSDRDRLNLNFRMNGMDGKLDLPDNDGKWNSYYYRTHANMDYVHRFRKADLNVAGNFGLSNFNFLPDAAVRKQKFISGDIHFGVKSTDTELPLRFSAETNLMLYERQYDSGFLNSREYIVRTKALVTGGISDEQTVGIGFAMDNVLYKNNHFENYTSLSLNPHYRLENDDWKIRIGALVDMGFGFGKKFRAAPDVAVEYNFSDSYILYAQAKGGRLQNDFRRLEAFCPYGQVSSQPDATYEQINAAIGFKASPAIGLWLNLYGGYQNLKDDLLFQPADFESTANKYSPMLSIGQWNTSNIYAGAEIRYGYKNIFSFSATGIYRNWDAKDDSQSNAGAYALVYKPAFEADLHMDVHPVSALLLNLGYRHISREKVEGNKVDAVNNLYAGGSYEFFKGISVYARIDNLLNQDYQYYWGYPTEGINFTGGVSFKF, from the coding sequence ATGAATATGAGAAAAATACAATATATCCTCAGCGGAATAACGCTGATAACCCTACCTTTGGGCATCCATGCCCAGCAACAGGCCAAAGACTCCACCGTAAACCGTACAGTTGTTGTGGAACAGGAATATACCCCCGATATTCCGGATGCGTCCAAAATAAACGTGCTCCCCCAAGTGGAAGCGCCGACTGCCAATAAAAAGGCTGTGGAATACGATGTAACTCTCGTGCCTGCCAACACCATACCTGCAACTGTCATGCAGGCATATACCGGCAAGGAGACGCAAGCCAAAACACATCCCGGATATATCCGTTTGGGTTATGGCAACTATGGCAATCTGGACGCACGCGCCGGCTATCTGTTCACATTGTCCGACCGCGACCGCCTCAACCTGAATTTCCGGATGAACGGCATGGACGGCAAACTCGATTTACCCGACAACGACGGCAAATGGAATTCCTACTACTATCGCACTCATGCCAATATGGATTATGTGCACCGCTTCAGGAAAGCAGACCTGAACGTTGCGGGCAACTTCGGATTGAGCAACTTCAATTTCCTGCCCGATGCAGCCGTCAGAAAACAGAAGTTCATTTCCGGTGACATTCATTTCGGAGTGAAATCCACGGATACGGAACTGCCCCTCCGGTTCAGTGCCGAAACAAACCTGATGCTTTACGAACGTCAATACGATTCCGGTTTCTTGAACAGCCGGGAATACATCGTCCGCACCAAAGCACTGGTCACAGGCGGCATATCAGACGAACAGACCGTAGGCATAGGCTTTGCAATGGACAATGTGCTGTACAAGAACAATCATTTTGAGAACTACACATCCCTTAGTCTGAACCCGCATTACCGCCTGGAAAACGATGATTGGAAAATACGTATCGGCGCCCTGGTGGACATGGGCTTCGGTTTCGGAAAGAAATTCCGGGCAGCCCCCGATGTAGCAGTGGAATACAACTTCTCGGACAGTTATATCCTCTATGCACAGGCCAAAGGCGGGAGACTGCAAAATGACTTCCGCCGTTTAGAGGCATTCTGCCCGTATGGACAGGTTTCTTCACAACCGGATGCCACTTACGAACAAATAAATGCCGCCATCGGCTTCAAAGCCAGTCCGGCAATCGGCTTATGGCTAAATCTGTACGGCGGATATCAGAACTTAAAGGATGATTTGCTTTTCCAACCGGCAGATTTCGAATCCACTGCCAATAAGTACAGTCCGATGCTTTCCATCGGTCAATGGAACACAAGCAACATCTACGCCGGCGCCGAGATACGCTACGGCTATAAGAACATATTTTCATTCTCCGCTACCGGAATTTACCGCAATTGGGATGCAAAGGACGACAGCCAGTCCAATGCCGGCGCCTATGCCCTCGTTTACAAACCGGCCTTTGAAGCTGATTTGCACATGGATGTACATCCCGTATCCGCTTTACTGCTTAACCTCGGCTACAGGCATATTTCGCGCGAGAAGGTGGAGGGAAACAAAGTCGATGCGGTCAACAACCTCTATGCCGGCGGCAGCTACGAATTCTTTAAAGGCATATCCGTTTACGCCCGCATAGACAATTTATTAAACCAGGATTATCAATATTATTGGGGATACCCCACCGAAGGCATCAACTTTACCGGAGGTGTAAGTTTTAAATTCTAA
- a CDS encoding rhomboid family intramembrane serine protease has translation MNTIPTVTKNLLIINVLMFLGTIVAQSYGIDLNNYLGLHFFLAGDFNAAQLITYMFMHGGFTHLFFNMFAVWMFGRILEQVWGPKRFLFYYLACGIGAGLIQELVQYIHYETVLSAYDSVNTGYSIIPMEEYLNMMTTVGASGAVYAILLGFGMLFPNQPMFVFPLPFPIKAKYFVIGYALIELFSGLANNPGDNVAHFAHLGGMIFGFILIMYWRKKDRGNGYYYN, from the coding sequence ATGAATACTATACCGACAGTAACCAAAAACCTTTTAATCATCAATGTACTGATGTTTCTCGGCACAATTGTGGCACAGAGTTACGGCATTGATTTAAACAACTACCTGGGACTGCACTTTTTCCTTGCCGGAGATTTCAATGCAGCACAGTTGATTACTTATATGTTCATGCACGGCGGATTTACCCATCTGTTCTTCAACATGTTTGCCGTTTGGATGTTCGGCCGTATACTCGAGCAGGTCTGGGGGCCGAAACGCTTCCTGTTCTACTACCTCGCATGCGGCATCGGTGCAGGGCTTATCCAGGAGCTTGTACAATACATCCATTACGAAACGGTGCTTTCCGCATACGACAGTGTCAATACCGGGTATTCCATCATCCCCATGGAAGAATATCTCAACATGATGACTACCGTCGGAGCGTCCGGAGCCGTATATGCCATCTTGCTGGGATTCGGCATGCTGTTTCCCAACCAACCGATGTTCGTCTTTCCGCTACCGTTTCCTATCAAAGCCAAGTATTTCGTTATCGGATATGCCTTGATAGAATTATTCTCGGGACTTGCCAACAATCCGGGCGACAATGTGGCGCACTTTGCACATTTGGGCGGTATGATATTCGGATTCATTCTAATAATGTACTGGAGAAAAAAGGACAGAGGAAATGGCTACTATTATAACTGA
- a CDS encoding HU family DNA-binding protein: MNKSELISAMAAEGGLSKADSKRALDAFIASVTKALKAGDKVALVGFGTFSVMERAGRIGINPATKKPIQIEAKKVAKFKPGSELTIE; this comes from the coding sequence ATGAATAAGTCAGAACTTATTAGCGCAATGGCAGCGGAAGGCGGTTTGTCAAAGGCCGATTCAAAAAGAGCATTGGATGCATTTATTGCATCGGTAACAAAAGCATTAAAGGCAGGTGATAAAGTCGCATTGGTTGGCTTTGGCACTTTTTCTGTAATGGAGAGAGCCGGACGCATTGGCATCAATCCGGCAACAAAGAAACCTATTCAGATTGAGGCGAAAAAAGTCGCTAAGTTCAAACCGGGTTCGGAATTGACTATCGAATAA
- a CDS encoding IS4 family transposase, whose product MFQDKYVFSQLTAFLNRTQFNNYVRKYDGNRYVKHFTCWNQMLAMMFGQLSNRESLRDLVVAFEAHRAKQYHLGLGREPIAKTTLATANQNRDYRIFEDFAFYMMKEACEKRTTNILDISGKKYAFDSTTIPLCLATFPWAKFRSKKGGVKAHVLYDIEAQVPAFYTVTTASKHDSTAMSSIHYEPNAYYIFDRAYDSFKELYRIHLTDSFFVVRAKTNLKYKTVRWKRRMPKNIMTDAEVKLTGYLSEKKYPESFRLVRYYDEEDDREFTFLTNAKQLSALDVADLYKKRWLIELFFKWLKQHLKIKKFWGTTENAVRIQISVAIITYCLVAIVQHDMKLKRSTYEVLQILSISLTDKTHLRDLFDKTNFNDVKDLNDPLIPGLFD is encoded by the coding sequence ATGTTCCAAGACAAATACGTATTCTCTCAATTAACCGCTTTTCTGAACAGGACTCAGTTCAACAACTATGTTCGCAAGTATGATGGCAACAGATATGTGAAACATTTCACTTGCTGGAATCAGATGCTCGCGATGATGTTTGGACAACTGAGTAACCGTGAGAGCCTGCGAGACTTAGTCGTTGCTTTCGAGGCGCATAGGGCCAAGCAATATCATCTTGGTTTAGGTCGTGAACCGATAGCCAAGACAACTCTTGCGACAGCGAACCAGAACCGTGATTACAGAATCTTCGAAGACTTTGCATTCTATATGATGAAGGAAGCCTGCGAGAAGCGGACGACCAACATCCTTGACATTTCCGGAAAGAAATATGCGTTTGATTCAACAACGATTCCGTTGTGTCTTGCAACATTCCCATGGGCAAAGTTCCGAAGCAAGAAAGGAGGGGTGAAAGCTCATGTCTTATACGACATTGAAGCACAAGTTCCTGCCTTCTATACTGTAACTACTGCATCAAAGCATGATTCCACAGCAATGTCTTCAATCCATTATGAACCAAATGCTTATTATATATTCGACAGGGCTTATGACTCCTTTAAAGAACTCTATAGGATACATCTTACAGACTCTTTCTTTGTTGTCAGAGCCAAGACGAACTTAAAGTATAAGACAGTCAGATGGAAGCGAAGAATGCCAAAGAACATAATGACAGATGCGGAAGTGAAACTGACCGGATATCTCTCCGAGAAAAAATATCCTGAGTCATTCAGACTCGTCCGATATTACGACGAAGAGGATGACCGTGAGTTCACTTTTTTGACGAATGCAAAACAACTTTCTGCACTGGATGTCGCCGATCTTTATAAGAAAAGATGGTTAATCGAGCTGTTCTTCAAATGGCTCAAGCAGCATCTCAAGATAAAGAAATTCTGGGGCACAACAGAGAACGCTGTTCGCATACAAATCAGTGTGGCTATTATCACGTACTGTCTTGTGGCTATTGTCCAACATGATATGAAGTTGAAACGTTCAACCTATGAAGTTTTACAAATTCTCAGCATATCATTGACTGACAAAACCCACTTGCGTGACCTGTTCGACAAGACTAATTTCAATGATGTCAAAGATCTAAATGATCCCCTGATTCCGGGGCTTTTTGATTAA
- a CDS encoding endonuclease/exonuclease/phosphatase family protein: MKHFGNFVALLIVAVNALFTGLLLLVAYSPYIQPATHPVQSCLGLTFPVFALINGGFLIFWLVIQRYKTALLPLTGLLLCYSQLRTYLPLNFHTTELPEGSIKLLSYNIMGFDGAYKKDGKNPILTYLKESNADILCLQEYASDESPRHLTQKDIERELKDYPYRRINVVGSGNGYTNRIACYSKFPILSARVLDYASSYNGSVLYELKLNEDTITLINNHLESNKLTKADKDIYEEILKAPETEKVKSGARLLLHKLAEASAIRAPQADTIAREIASSRHPSVIVCGDFNDTPISYAHRVIAQNLDDAFTQSGRGLGISYNQNKFYFRIDNILISKNLRSYNCTVDRSIRESDHYPIWCYIAKRQ, from the coding sequence ATGAAGCATTTCGGTAATTTTGTCGCCCTGCTGATTGTAGCGGTCAATGCTTTATTCACGGGTCTTTTGCTGTTGGTGGCATACAGTCCTTACATCCAACCGGCAACGCATCCGGTACAATCCTGTCTCGGACTGACCTTTCCGGTCTTTGCACTTATCAACGGCGGCTTTCTGATTTTCTGGCTGGTTATACAACGATACAAGACAGCTTTGCTACCTTTAACCGGCCTTCTGTTATGCTACTCGCAGCTACGGACCTATCTGCCCCTTAATTTTCACACCACCGAGCTTCCCGAAGGCAGCATAAAGCTCCTGTCTTACAACATTATGGGTTTTGACGGTGCTTACAAAAAAGACGGGAAGAATCCGATACTCACCTATCTGAAAGAGAGCAATGCCGACATCCTATGCCTGCAGGAATATGCATCCGACGAATCTCCCCGCCACCTCACGCAGAAAGACATTGAACGGGAGTTGAAAGATTATCCCTACCGCCGTATCAACGTCGTAGGCAGCGGCAACGGCTATACCAACAGGATAGCATGTTACTCCAAATTTCCCATTCTATCCGCACGTGTCCTGGACTATGCAAGCAGCTACAACGGTTCCGTACTGTATGAACTCAAACTGAATGAAGATACGATTACCCTTATCAACAACCATTTGGAGTCCAACAAACTGACAAAGGCCGATAAAGACATTTACGAAGAAATATTGAAAGCTCCCGAAACGGAAAAAGTGAAAAGCGGCGCACGGCTGTTGCTGCATAAACTGGCGGAAGCATCCGCCATCCGCGCCCCGCAGGCAGACACCATTGCACGGGAGATAGCATCTTCCCGGCATCCGTCCGTCATCGTCTGCGGAGATTTCAACGACACTCCCATTTCATACGCCCACCGCGTCATAGCGCAAAATCTGGATGATGCTTTCACCCAGTCGGGACGCGGACTGGGAATCTCCTACAACCAGAACAAATTCTATTTTAGGATAGACAACATATTAATCAGCAAGAACCTGCGGTCGTACAACTGTACGGTAGACCGTTCCATAAGAGAGTCCGATCACTATCCGATATGGTGCTACATAGCCAAACGGCAATGA
- a CDS encoding rhomboid family protein → MATIITDLKESFRRGNIYIQLIYINVGVFIFTTLTGVILQLFNRSLGGVFEWLELPASLPRFIIQPWSVLTYMFMHAGVLHILFNMLWLYWFGALFLNFFSARHLRGVYILGGICGGLLYMTAYNIFPYFRPMTEYSFMLGASASVLAIVAATAYREPDYPIRLFLFGTVRLKYLALIVIVTDLLFITSSNAGGHIAHLGGALAGLWFAASLSKGADITAWINKSLDAVTALFSFKPRKPKMKVHYGTERQKDYNYNARKKAQSDEIDRILDKLKKSGYESLTTEEKKSLFDASKR, encoded by the coding sequence ATGGCTACTATTATAACTGATTTAAAGGAATCGTTCCGTAGAGGAAACATCTACATCCAACTGATTTATATCAATGTAGGAGTATTTATCTTCACTACACTGACAGGAGTCATATTGCAGCTCTTCAACCGGAGCCTCGGCGGAGTGTTCGAATGGCTGGAACTGCCCGCTTCACTGCCCCGCTTCATCATCCAGCCCTGGTCTGTCCTGACGTATATGTTTATGCACGCAGGAGTCCTGCATATTCTTTTCAATATGCTTTGGCTGTATTGGTTCGGTGCCTTATTCCTGAACTTTTTCTCTGCCAGACACTTACGGGGAGTATACATCTTAGGCGGAATCTGCGGCGGACTGCTTTATATGACCGCCTACAACATCTTCCCTTATTTCCGTCCGATGACGGAGTACTCTTTCATGCTGGGAGCATCGGCATCCGTACTCGCTATCGTGGCGGCTACCGCCTATCGGGAACCTGACTACCCGATACGTCTTTTCCTTTTTGGAACCGTACGCCTGAAATATCTGGCATTGATTGTTATCGTAACAGACCTGTTGTTTATCACCTCCAGCAATGCCGGCGGACATATCGCCCATTTAGGCGGAGCGTTGGCAGGTCTGTGGTTTGCAGCCAGCCTTAGCAAAGGCGCGGATATCACTGCATGGATTAACAAGTCTCTGGACGCTGTCACTGCCTTGTTCAGCTTCAAGCCCCGCAAGCCCAAGATGAAGGTCCATTATGGAACCGAAAGACAGAAAGATTATAACTATAACGCCCGAAAAAAAGCTCAATCCGATGAAATAGACCGTATCCTCGACAAATTGAAGAAGTCCGGATATGAAAGTCTCACAACGGAAGAAAAGAAGAGCTTGTTCGATGCAAGTAAACGATAA
- the argS gene encoding arginine--tRNA ligase produces MNIEQKLVASVMSGLKALYGQDVPAAQIQLQKTKKEFEGHLTLVVFPFLRMSKKGPEQTAQEIGEYLQANEPSVSAFNVIKGFLNLTIASSAWIELLNGIHADAKYGIVAATDNAPLVMIEYSSPNTNKPLHLGHVRNNLLGNALANIISANGNRVVKTNIVNDRGIHICKSMLAWQKYGNGETPESSGKKGDHLIGDYYVAFDKHYKAEVKELMAKFQSEGMSEEEAKAKAEAESPLMKEAREMLVKWEAGDPEVRTLWKKMNDWVYAGFDETYRMMGVTFDKIYYESETYLEGKEKVMEGLEKGFFYRKEDGSVWADLTGEGLDHKLLLRADGTSVYMTQDIGTAKLRFADFPIDKMVYVVGNEQNYHFQVLSILLDKLGFEWGKGLVHFSYGMVELPEGKMKSREGTVVDADDLMAEMINTAKETSGELGKLDGLTQEEADNIARIVGLGALKYFILKVDARKNMTFNPKESIDFNGNTGPFIQYTYARIQSVLRKAKEAGISVPAQLPAGIELSEKEEGLIQMVADFAAIVKQAGEDYSPSLIANYTYDLVKEYNQFYHDFSILREENEAVKIFRLALSENVAKVVRLGMGLLGIEVPDRM; encoded by the coding sequence ATGAATATAGAACAGAAATTGGTAGCGTCCGTAATGAGCGGACTGAAAGCGCTGTACGGTCAGGATGTTCCGGCTGCACAGATACAGTTGCAGAAAACCAAGAAAGAATTTGAGGGACACCTTACCCTGGTCGTTTTCCCTTTTCTCCGTATGTCTAAAAAAGGACCGGAGCAGACCGCACAGGAGATTGGCGAATATCTGCAGGCAAACGAGCCGTCGGTATCGGCATTCAATGTTATCAAGGGCTTTTTGAACCTGACAATCGCTTCTTCGGCATGGATTGAGTTGCTGAATGGAATTCATGCGGATGCAAAGTACGGCATTGTTGCTGCAACCGATAACGCTCCGCTGGTGATGATCGAGTATTCTTCGCCCAATACGAATAAGCCGCTCCATTTGGGACATGTCCGTAATAATCTGTTGGGCAATGCGTTGGCGAATATCATCTCGGCCAATGGCAACAGGGTGGTTAAGACAAATATAGTGAACGACCGCGGTATTCATATCTGTAAGTCAATGTTGGCTTGGCAGAAGTACGGTAACGGTGAAACTCCCGAATCGTCCGGCAAGAAAGGCGACCATTTGATAGGTGACTATTATGTGGCTTTCGACAAGCATTATAAGGCTGAGGTAAAAGAGCTGATGGCGAAGTTCCAGAGTGAAGGCATGAGCGAAGAAGAGGCCAAGGCAAAAGCCGAAGCGGAATCTCCCTTGATGAAAGAAGCGCGTGAGATGCTGGTGAAGTGGGAAGCCGGCGACCCTGAGGTCCGTACTCTGTGGAAGAAGATGAATGATTGGGTATATGCAGGCTTCGATGAGACCTACCGTATGATGGGCGTTACGTTCGACAAGATTTACTACGAGTCGGAAACTTATCTGGAGGGCAAGGAGAAGGTTATGGAAGGTTTGGAGAAAGGCTTCTTCTACCGCAAAGAAGACGGTTCCGTATGGGCCGACCTGACCGGAGAGGGGCTCGACCACAAATTGCTTCTCCGTGCCGACGGCACTTCTGTTTATATGACCCAGGATATAGGTACGGCCAAATTGCGCTTTGCCGATTTCCCCATTGACAAGATGGTTTATGTGGTAGGCAACGAGCAGAACTACCATTTCCAGGTGCTTTCCATTCTGCTTGATAAGCTGGGCTTCGAATGGGGCAAAGGGTTGGTTCACTTCTCCTACGGTATGGTGGAACTGCCCGAAGGTAAGATGAAGAGCCGTGAGGGTACGGTTGTGGATGCCGATGACTTAATGGCTGAAATGATTAATACCGCTAAGGAAACTTCCGGAGAATTGGGCAAGCTGGATGGTCTGACCCAAGAGGAGGCTGATAATATTGCACGTATTGTCGGTTTAGGCGCATTGAAATATTTCATATTGAAGGTGGATGCCCGCAAGAATATGACGTTCAATCCGAAGGAATCCATTGATTTCAATGGTAATACAGGACCTTTCATCCAGTATACGTATGCCCGTATCCAGTCGGTTCTCCGTAAAGCGAAAGAAGCCGGTATTTCCGTTCCTGCACAACTTCCGGCCGGTATTGAATTGAGCGAGAAAGAGGAAGGCCTGATACAGATGGTTGCAGACTTTGCCGCTATTGTGAAGCAGGCGGGTGAGGATTATAGCCCTTCTTTGATTGCTAACTATACTTACGACCTCGTGAAGGAATACAACCAGTTCTATCATGACTTCAGCATATTGCGTGAGGAGAATGAGGCTGTGAAGATATTCCGTCTTGCCTTGTCCGAGAATGTAGCCAAGGTGGTACGTTTGGGAATGGGATTGCTTGGCATTGAGGTTCCCGACAGAATGTAA
- the topA gene encoding type I DNA topoisomerase: MQKNLVIVESPAKAKTIEKFLGKDYKVLSSYGHIRDLKKKEFSIDIDKDFKPHYEIPGDKKKVVEELKAEAKEAETVWLASDEDREGEAIAWHLYEVLKLQPEHTKRIVFHEITQSAILKAIEQPRNIDINLVDAQQARRILDRIVGFELSPVLWKKVKPALSAGRVQSVAVRLIVEREREIQAFQSEASYRVTAVFLVPDADGKPVEMKAELSRRIKTKAEAQKFLESCRSASFTIHDISTRPLKKSPAAPFTTSTLQQEAARKLGFTVAQTMMVAQRLYESGKITYMRTDSVNLSELAVDSSKAVIADMMGERYVYPRHFATKTKGAQEAHEAIRPTYMENAKIEGTPQERKLYDLIWKRTIASQMADAEVEKTTVSIGISNEADTFNATGEIVKFDGFLHVYRESIDEDTEQEDETRLLPPLKKGQVLHHQSIIATERFTQHPPRYTEASLVRKLEELGIGRPSTYAPTISTIQQRGYVEKGEKSGEERSYNILSLQDSKITDVTQTEITGAEKAKLMPTDTGTVVNDFLMEYFPNILDYNFTASVEKQFDEIAEGEKKWTAILKDFYKDFHPSVENTLATKNAHKAGERILGEEPGSGKQVSVKIGRFGPVVQIGTAGDNEKPRFAQLKKDMSIETITLEEALELFKLPRTLGEYEGKTVTIGTGRYGPYVHNNGMYTSLPKTIDPLEITLAEAIQLIREKKDAEAQKHIKKFEEEPELEILNGRYGPYISYKGNNYKIPKDIIPQDLNLDACREIIKLQSDPDAPKAKRGKYAKKKK, translated from the coding sequence ATGCAGAAAAACCTTGTCATTGTCGAGTCTCCGGCAAAAGCTAAGACTATCGAGAAATTCCTCGGGAAAGACTATAAAGTCCTTTCCAGTTACGGTCATATACGCGATTTGAAGAAAAAAGAGTTCAGTATTGATATTGATAAAGATTTCAAACCGCATTATGAAATTCCTGGAGATAAGAAAAAGGTTGTAGAAGAGTTGAAAGCCGAAGCCAAGGAAGCGGAAACCGTATGGTTGGCATCCGATGAGGACCGCGAGGGAGAAGCGATTGCATGGCATTTATACGAAGTGCTAAAACTGCAACCGGAGCATACCAAGCGTATCGTTTTCCACGAAATCACCCAAAGCGCCATTCTGAAAGCCATCGAGCAACCGCGCAATATCGACATCAATCTGGTAGATGCCCAACAGGCGCGCCGTATTCTGGACCGTATCGTAGGTTTTGAACTTTCACCCGTATTGTGGAAAAAAGTGAAACCCGCACTCTCTGCCGGACGTGTGCAATCGGTAGCAGTCCGTCTTATCGTAGAACGCGAGCGCGAGATACAGGCTTTCCAATCGGAAGCATCGTACCGGGTGACCGCCGTATTCCTCGTGCCCGATGCCGACGGCAAACCGGTGGAAATGAAAGCCGAGCTGTCGCGCCGTATCAAGACCAAAGCCGAAGCTCAAAAATTTCTGGAAAGCTGCCGGTCAGCCTCTTTCACCATCCATGACATTTCTACCCGGCCGCTGAAAAAAAGCCCTGCCGCTCCTTTCACTACATCTACCTTGCAGCAGGAAGCTGCCCGCAAATTAGGATTTACAGTAGCACAGACCATGATGGTAGCCCAGCGGTTGTACGAATCGGGAAAGATAACCTATATGCGTACCGACTCCGTCAACCTGTCCGAACTGGCGGTTGACAGCAGCAAAGCGGTCATTGCCGACATGATGGGAGAGCGCTATGTATATCCGCGTCATTTCGCCACCAAAACCAAAGGCGCTCAAGAGGCTCACGAAGCCATTCGCCCTACGTATATGGAAAATGCCAAGATAGAAGGTACTCCGCAGGAAAGAAAACTGTACGACCTGATATGGAAGCGCACGATAGCCTCTCAAATGGCAGATGCGGAAGTTGAGAAAACGACCGTAAGCATCGGCATCAGCAACGAAGCGGATACGTTCAATGCAACCGGAGAGATTGTAAAATTCGACGGTTTCCTCCACGTGTATCGCGAGTCCATCGACGAAGACACGGAGCAGGAGGATGAAACCCGTCTGCTGCCCCCTTTGAAGAAAGGACAAGTCTTACACCACCAAAGCATTATTGCTACGGAACGCTTCACGCAACATCCGCCCCGTTACACCGAAGCCAGCCTTGTACGCAAATTGGAAGAACTGGGTATCGGCCGTCCTTCCACATACGCCCCTACCATTTCAACCATACAGCAACGCGGCTATGTGGAGAAAGGCGAAAAGAGCGGGGAAGAGCGCTCTTACAACATACTTTCATTGCAGGACAGCAAGATTACGGACGTTACGCAAACAGAAATTACAGGAGCCGAAAAAGCCAAATTGATGCCTACCGATACAGGTACGGTAGTCAATGATTTCCTGATGGAATATTTCCCCAACATCCTCGACTATAACTTTACTGCCAGCGTTGAAAAGCAGTTCGATGAGATAGCCGAAGGAGAAAAGAAGTGGACCGCCATCCTGAAGGATTTCTATAAAGATTTCCACCCGTCCGTGGAAAACACGCTTGCCACCAAGAATGCCCACAAGGCCGGCGAACGTATCTTAGGCGAAGAACCGGGCAGCGGCAAACAGGTATCCGTAAAAATCGGCCGTTTCGGTCCCGTTGTACAAATCGGTACTGCCGGAGACAACGAAAAGCCACGCTTTGCCCAACTCAAGAAAGATATGTCCATTGAGACAATAACACTGGAAGAAGCTTTGGAACTGTTCAAGCTTCCCCGCACCTTGGGCGAATATGAAGGCAAGACAGTAACCATAGGAACCGGACGCTACGGACCTTATGTACACAACAACGGAATGTATACCTCGCTTCCGAAGACAATAGATCCGCTGGAAATAACATTGGCAGAAGCTATTCAGCTCATCCGGGAAAAGAAAGATGCCGAAGCCCAGAAACATATCAAGAAATTTGAAGAAGAACCGGAGCTGGAAATATTGAACGGCCGTTACGGACCTTATATTTCTTATAAAGGCAACAACTACAAAATTCCGAAGGACATTATCCCGCAGGATTTAAACCTGGATGCATGCAGGGAAATCATCAAACTGCAGAGCGACCCCGATGCACCGAAAGCCAAACGCGGCAAATACGCCAAGAAGAAAAAGTAA